A window of Ranitomeya variabilis isolate aRanVar5 chromosome 2, aRanVar5.hap1, whole genome shotgun sequence contains these coding sequences:
- the LOC143803773 gene encoding olfactory receptor 6C1-like — translation MDPRNVSITTFFIITGIPDEPLMQSLFFLLILLIYLITLVGNVTILLLVCLDHHLHTPMYFFLANLSILDISCSTIMLHKIIFSFIWGDNIVSVLECFVQIFFFLAFTCDELLILTAMSYDRYVAICNPLRYHSVMNSKLCSLLAFLCWLFGFLESTPTFMEILKLTCFKSVRMDHFFCDIMPVLKLTCSDTSFLQLYILTVGGVLSGFTPFALTFISYIFIIGTILSMNSSNSRRKAFYTCSSHLTAVTCLYVSLVLQYLRPTSSINLSSNKYLSLFNAAAIPILNPLIYSLKNKDVKAAVRRRIRFVAVSSNT, via the coding sequence ATGGATCCAAGAAATGTGAGCATAACGACTTTTTTCATTATTACCGGGATCCCAGATGAGCCTTTAATGcaatctctttttttcctcctgatcCTGCTCATTTATCTCATCACTCTAGTAGGAAATGTAACTATCCTCCTCCTTGTGTGTCTGGATCACCACCTCCATACTCCCATGTACTTTTTCTTGGCCAACTTGTCCATCTTGGACATTAGTTGCTCCACAATAATGCttcataaaattattttttctttcataTGGGGAGATAACATTGTCTCTGTTCTTGAAtgttttgtgcagatttttttctttttagcattcACGTGTGATGAGCTATTGATATTGACAGCTATGAGTTATGATCGCTATGTTGCTATCTGTAACCCTTTACGTTATCATTCTGTCATGAACTCTAAACTGTGTTCCCTTTTGGCCTTTTTATGTTGGCTTTTTGGTTTTCTTGAAAGTACTCCTACTTTTATGGAGATCCTTAAATTAACATGTTTTAAATCCGTTAGGATGGACCATTTCTTCTGTGACATTATGCCTGTCCTGAAGTTGACATGCAGTGACACATCTTTCCTTCAGCTCTATATTCTCACTGTAGGGGGGGTCCTTTCTGGTTTTACTCCCTTTGCCCTTACATTCATCTCCTATATCTTTATAATTGGCACCATCTTGTCTATGAATTCTAGCAACAGTAGACGTAAAGCTTTCTACACATGCTCCTCGCATCTTACGGCGGTCACCTGTCTTTATGTTTCTCTTGTCTTGCAATATCTGAGGCCAACTTCATCCATCAATTTAAGTTCCAATAAATATTTATCTTTGTTTAATGCAGCTGCCATCCCTATACTGAACCCCCTGATCTACAGCTTAAAGAATAAAGACGTAAAAGCTGCTGTTAGGAGAAGAATAAGATTTGTAGCAGTTTCATCCAATACTTAA